One segment of Methylotenera versatilis 79 DNA contains the following:
- a CDS encoding cytochrome b, with product MALSKIESSKIEAGKTEPNGLMGWVDARLPVTSFVKAHLTEYYAPKNFNFWYFFGSLALLILVLQIVTGIFLTMHYKPDAQQAFASVEYIMRDVFGGNIIRYMHSTGASMFFVVVYLHMFRGLIYGSYRNPRELIWLFGVGIFLVLMGEAFFGYLLPWGQMSYWGAQVIVNLFATIPFIGPDLSEWLRGDYLISDATLNRFFAFHVIALPFVLAGLVAVHLVALHEVGSNNPDGIEIKAKKDKKTGIPLDGIPFHPYYTVKDLVGVVVFLIVFASILFFSPEMGGYFIEANNFVPADPLKTPAHIAPVWYFTPYYSILRAVPPIFNSQFPGVAAMGLSVMIFALLPWLDKSPVKSIRYRGGLYKKWLAAFVVSFLVLGYLGTVPSNIWGQFGSWLSGADRATVVARVFTVIYFAFFILMPWYTAKDKTKPVPERVVG from the coding sequence ATGGCGCTATCCAAAATAGAATCATCTAAAATCGAAGCGGGCAAAACCGAACCAAACGGTTTAATGGGTTGGGTTGATGCAAGATTGCCAGTCACCAGTTTTGTTAAAGCGCACTTAACCGAATATTACGCACCAAAAAACTTCAATTTTTGGTATTTTTTTGGCTCGCTTGCTTTGTTAATTCTGGTGCTGCAGATCGTTACCGGCATTTTCTTAACCATGCACTATAAGCCAGATGCGCAACAAGCATTTGCTTCAGTTGAATACATCATGCGTGACGTGTTTGGCGGCAATATCATTCGTTACATGCACTCTACTGGCGCTTCCATGTTTTTTGTGGTGGTTTACTTGCACATGTTCCGTGGCTTGATTTATGGCTCTTACAGAAATCCAAGAGAGTTAATTTGGTTATTTGGCGTTGGCATTTTCTTAGTGTTGATGGGTGAAGCGTTTTTTGGTTACCTATTACCTTGGGGGCAGATGTCGTATTGGGGTGCGCAAGTGATTGTGAACTTGTTCGCGACAATTCCATTCATTGGTCCTGATTTATCGGAATGGCTGCGTGGCGACTACCTAATATCTGATGCAACCTTGAACCGCTTTTTTGCTTTTCACGTGATTGCGTTGCCGTTTGTGTTGGCTGGTTTAGTGGCTGTGCATTTGGTTGCCTTACACGAAGTCGGTTCGAATAATCCTGACGGTATCGAAATCAAGGCCAAAAAAGACAAAAAAACCGGTATTCCATTGGATGGCATTCCATTTCACCCTTATTACACGGTTAAAGATTTGGTCGGCGTGGTGGTGTTTTTAATCGTGTTTGCCAGCATCTTATTCTTTTCGCCGGAAATGGGCGGCTACTTTATTGAAGCCAATAACTTTGTTCCAGCAGATCCGCTTAAAACGCCTGCGCACATTGCACCCGTTTGGTATTTCACTCCGTATTACTCAATTTTACGTGCTGTGCCGCCGATTTTTAACTCACAGTTTCCAGGTGTGGCAGCGATGGGTCTATCAGTCATGATATTTGCGTTATTGCCTTGGCTGGATAAAAGCCCAGTGAAGTCCATTCGCTATCGTGGTGGATTGTATAAAAAATGGCTAGCTGCGTTTGTCGTGAGCTTTTTAGTGTTAGGTTATTTGGGTACGGTTCCATCAAATATTTGGGGCCAATTTGGTAGCTGGTTAAGCGGTGCAGATCGTGCGACAGTGGTTGCGCGTGTTTTTACTGTGATCTACTTTGCATTCTTTATCTTAATGCCTTGGTACACAGCAAAAGATAAAACCAAGCCTGTGCCAGAGAGAGTGGTGGGTTGA
- the petA gene encoding ubiquinol-cytochrome c reductase iron-sulfur subunit, translating to MSDNKIDKDASSKDSANKDLSNNQGLSFSAPSKVNQEKRNFLIAATAGVGALGAAAVAVPFVGSMLPSERAKAAGAPVEVDVSKIAPGTMITAEWRGKPVWIINRTDQMTSELAKHNDQLSDPNCEVPQQPTYCKNASRSIKPNLAVVVGICTHLGCSPTEKIQAGGDMGENWTGGFFCPCHGSKFDLAGRVFKGSPAPINLVVPPYQYLTDTTLLIGVDTKAEA from the coding sequence GACGCATCTAGTAAAGATTCAGCTAATAAAGATTTAAGCAATAATCAAGGATTATCATTTTCCGCTCCTTCTAAAGTTAACCAAGAAAAACGTAACTTTTTAATCGCAGCAACTGCAGGTGTTGGCGCATTAGGCGCTGCGGCAGTAGCGGTTCCATTTGTGGGTAGCATGTTGCCAAGTGAGCGCGCAAAAGCCGCTGGTGCGCCAGTTGAAGTGGATGTTAGCAAAATTGCACCAGGCACTATGATCACTGCCGAATGGCGTGGTAAGCCTGTGTGGATTATCAATCGTACCGATCAAATGACGTCAGAACTTGCGAAACACAATGATCAGCTTTCTGACCCTAATTGTGAAGTGCCGCAGCAGCCAACTTATTGCAAAAATGCCAGTCGTTCTATCAAGCCTAATTTAGCTGTAGTGGTTGGTATTTGCACGCATCTTGGTTGTTCACCTACTGAAAAAATACAAGCAGGTGGTGATATGGGTGAAAACTGGACAGGTGGTTTTTTCTGTCCTTGTCATGGTTCAAAATTCGATTTAGCAGGTCGCGTTTTTAAAGGTTCCCCTGCGCCAATCAATTTGGTAGTGCCACCTTATCAATACTTAACTGACACAACTCTGCTGATTGGTGTTGACACGAAAGCGGAGGCTTAA